GCGAGAGGCCCAGCGAACCGGTGAACCGGCGGTCGAGTTCGCCGACCAGCCGGCGCAGGGAACCCGCCAGGTCGCCGGGGACGACGACCGCAGCGGGTTCGATGCGTTCGTCCGGCAGCCGGTCGACCAATGCGGCCAGCAGGTCGGACTTGCGGCGGAAGTAGTAGTGGACCAGGCCCTTCGGGACCCCGGCGCGCTCCGCGATGCGGGACGTCGGGGTCGCTTCGAAGCCGGACTCGGCGAACAGCTCCTCCGCCGCGCACAGGATCCGTTCCTTCGCCGAGTCGTCGGTCATCTCCGCCTTCCTCCCCTCCGCCGCCCTCGCCGGGGCGGCTTCGCCGCGCTCTGCTTGTCCTGTCCTCGCCGGGGAATCCCCGGCTTCGTCAGTGCTGCCCGGCCGTGCGGTGGGCGGCGTTGGCCTCCGGCATCGCGGCCGCGCCGGCGATGATCGTCAGCGCCCCGGCGACCCAGGACGTCCACGACGCCCCGTTGAACTGCGTGTACCCCATCACCCACGGCGCGATGAACAGCAACGCGCCAAGGACGATCTGCACGCCCTCGCTGTAAACCATGCTCGGCGCCGCGAGCGACACCAAGCCGTCGATAGCGATCAGCGCACCGAGGACCACCATCGTCCACATCATCGTGGTGTTCGTGCTCAGCCAAAGGGGTGAAAGAGCGGCGACAACACCGATGACGACTTCCGCCCAGTCATAGGGCCGCATCCAGGCGCGCGTCGAGACTTCACTCATTCGTGCTCACCTCCGCCGGAAAAGAGCCGTTCAGGGAGATTTCCCACTTCCACTGTGCGCCTTGACTGGCCAGCCGGTCA
This sequence is a window from Amycolatopsis benzoatilytica AK 16/65. Protein-coding genes within it:
- a CDS encoding SPW repeat protein — encoded protein: MSEVSTRAWMRPYDWAEVVIGVVAALSPLWLSTNTTMMWTMVVLGALIAIDGLVSLAAPSMVYSEGVQIVLGALLFIAPWVMGYTQFNGASWTSWVAGALTIIAGAAAMPEANAAHRTAGQH